One Ancylobacter novellus DSM 506 genomic window, CCCCCTCATCACGGTGATGAGACCTGAACCCTCACTTGAACCCTCAATTGAAGATTCCCCCCAAGCCCCCCAGGGGGCCGGGGTGGGGATTTCGAAATCCGATGGTGAAGGGGAAGGGGGCGCGCCGGACACGCAGTTCGACGTGTTCTGGGCGCAGTACGGCGCCGACCCGACCGCCAGCAAGGCGAAGGCGCTGCGGTCATGGGCGCGGCTTGGCGCCAGCGAGAGGGCGCAGGCGCTCGCCCTGCTGCCGCGCTTCCTCGACCATTGCCGGGCGAAGAGCCGCAGGATCTGCGATCCCTCGACCTACATCGCCGAACGGCGCTGGGAAGGGCTGGCGAACGTGCCGGCACCCGCCGCCCGGGCCGAGGAGGCGCCGGCGCGGCCGGTGGAGGCCGACCCGGTGAAGCGGGCCGTGCTGTGGGCGCTGAACGACAAGGCCGACCGGGGTGAGTGGCATTTCGTCGAGCAGGGCAGCGACGCCTGGGAGGCGTGGCGGCAGGCCTTCGGCGCGGCGGGCTTCGGGCATCGCTGGATGGCAGGGCGAGTTGTGCGCGAGCCGGCGCCGGGAGGCGGCATCGTCCAGCGCCTCGGCCGCAGCTTCCCGCTGCGCTACCCGCCCAAGGCCGACGGCAGCGGCACCGGCCCGCCCGATGGCACGGTGACGGCGGACGAGATGGCGGAATTCGTGAACAGCGGCGGTTGAGGAGAGGCGAGATGGGAATGGTCGGTCGGCCGCGTATCGAGACGCGGGAACGGTATGCCTGCGGCAAGGCGAAGTCGAAGCCGGAGGTGGCGTCTCCCGCCATGGTTCGGCGCATCATCAACGAGGCCCGGCGCGGGGCGGCTGACCCTGCGCTCGGCTCGGTCATCGGCCAGCTTCGGCTGCGCGACATCATCGACACGCGGCAGATGAGCGCCGGCCTGCGCTATGCCGAGCTTTGCGCGGACTTCGACCGGATGAAGGGTATTCCGCGCCGTTCGGCCGCCAGCCCTTCCTACCAGGCGGGCCTGCGCCGCACGGGCGGGAATGATGCCGAAGACGAGGGCATCGTGGCCGAGCTGCTGCGCAATGGTGGCGACGTGCGCGAACTGGCGAAGAAGAATGCCCGGCTGCGTGCCCTGGTGCGGATCGTCACCGCTCACGAGGCGGCGCAGAAGGCGCTTCTGGAGTGCGGGCAGCCCGTGTGGCGGCTGGTGCGCGAGGTGGCGATATACGACCGGACCATCGACGCATGGCATCGTCCACAGCTTATACGCGGGCTGGATGCCCTCCTGGCGCACTTCGACTTGACCGGATTTCGGAAGTGATATTCCTTCCGAAATAGAAGCTGACCTTTCTGCGCCCGGCCCCATTCAGATGCGGCCGGGCGTTGTCGTTTCAGGGCATGTTCATGGCGCGACTGACCACGTTGCCGCCCCGCCTTTCGGCTCTTCCGCCTCGCCTCGCAGTACAGACGCACACCGGCCCTGATCGTGATCGGGTGCGCATGGCGGGTGCGCCGTGGCGAGCCTGGTACAAGACGGCTCGGTGGCGGGCACTTCGGCTCCGCGTGTTCACGCGCGACCTGTTCGCCTGCCAGATGAAGGACTGCGGTCGCGTCGAGGCGGACACCTCCCTTCTGGTCTGCGACCACATACATCCGCACCGGGGCGATGAGCACCTGTTCTGGGACGAGGGCAACCTGCAGACCCTCTGCAAGCCGTGCCACGACAGCGTGAAGCAGGCCGAGGAACGGCGCGGCGGCTGGTGAGGTGGCATCTGGCGCCGCCGAGCCGGGAGGGGGGTCTAAAAGTCTGGAGGGCTCGCCCATCGCGGACCCGCGCCCCCCTCATTCGGAGATTTTTTTCCCGTGAGCGATGAAAAATCCGAAGCGCCGGGCGAAGTCGACCTGTTCGGCATGCCTGTGCGGCCGATCCGTGATCGGCGCGGGCGCCCCTGCTTCAAGAAAGACAAGGAAAACCAAGACTTTGTCGCGGTACGGATCGCGGCCGGCTGGTCGCAGGCGCGCATCGCCGAGGATATGGGCATCGACGAGAAGACGCTGCGGAAACATTTTTCCCGCGAACTGGAGAATGGCCGCGTCTTCGTCGAGGGCCTGGTGCTCGACGTGCTGCTGAAGCAGACCCGCGAAGGGAAGTCGCCCGCGATCCGCCAGCTGCGCGAGATGCTGGAAGCGGCCGGGCCGCAGGCGCCTCGCGGCCGGTCCAAGCCGAAGTCCGACGAGGAGGAGGAGGACGAAGACGGCAAGGCCGCGCCGGTCGGCAAGAAAGAGCAGCAGATGCAGGATGCGCAGGTGGTGCCGCCTGAGTATGGCGACATCTTCGACCGGATCGACCGGCGCCACTGATGCTGCCCGTATTGTTCGCCTGTCCCGACTGGTTCGAAAAGCTCCAGGCGGGCGCGACGCCAATTCCGGATCTGCCGATCGATCCGGTGCTGGCCGAGTGCGCGGTCGAACTGTTCAACAAGCTGCGCGTGCCGGACGTGCCGGGCATGCCGACCATGGCCGAGGCCGCCGGCGAGTGGATGCGCGACATCGTGCGCGTCGCCTTCGGCTCGGTTGACCGCGAGACGGGGCAGCGCTTCGTCGGCGAGATCTTCAACCTGGTGCCGAAGAAAAACGGGAAGACGACGAACGCCGCCACGCTCGGCCTGATCTGGCTGATGATGAACCGGCGCCCGAACGTCGACGGCATCATCGTCGGGCCGACGCAGGAGGTGGCCGAGAAGTGCTTCGAGCAGGCCAGCCTGATGATCGCGGCTGATGAGTACCTGGCCCGGCGCTTCAAGGTGATCGACCACAAGAAGACGATCATCGATCGTCACATCGACCGCGACACCGGCATCCGTCGGAACGCCAAGCTGAAGATTAAGAGCTTCGATCCGAAGGTGGTGACGGGCTCCATTCCGGCGTTCGCGATCCTCGACGAACTGCACGTTATGGCCCACGCGAACTTCGCCAGCCGTGTCGTCGGGCAGATCCGCGGCGGCATGATCACCAATCCGGAAAGCCTGCTGATCATCATCACCACGCAGTCGGAGGTGCCGCCCTTCGGCATCTTCAAGCAGGAGCTCGACTACGCCCGCAAGGTTCGCGACGGCGAGGTCACCGAGGACGTGCGCATGCTGCCGATCCTCTATGAGTTTCCCGAGGCGATGCAACTGGCGACGGACAAGCCTTGGCTTGATCCGAAGAACTGGCCGCTGGTGCTGCCGAACCTCGGCCGCTCGCTGACAATCGACCGCCTGCAGAAGGAATGGCGGACGGCGCAGCAGAAGGGCGAAGGCGCCGCGCGCGAATGGGCGTCGCAGCACCTCAACGTGCAGATCGGCACGGCGATGCATGGGGATCGCTGGGTCGGCGTCGACTATTGGGATGCCGCCGCCGACGACCGCATCACGCTGGACTACATCAAAGAGAATTCCGACGTCGTGGTGACCGGCGGCGATGTCGGCGGCCTCGACGATCTCTGGGGACTGGCCGTCCTCGGACGGCACAAGGAAACCCGGCACTGGATGCTCTGGGCTAAGGCTTGGGCGCAGCGGATCGTGCTGGAGCGGCACAAGGAAGTCGCGGAGCGGCTACGCGACTTCGAGCGCGAGGGCAGCCTCGTCATCTGTGATCGGGTGACGCAGGACGCCGAAGAGGCCGCAGCGATCATCGTCAGCCTGCGCGACGCTGGCTTGCTGCCGGAGACCGGCGGCGTCGGTCTCGACCCGGCCGGCGTGACGGCCCTGCTCGAGGAGCTCGCGCTCTACGAAGTCGGCTCGCCTTGCGTGGCGGCGGTGAGCCAGGGCTATCGCCTCTCGGCGGCGATCTTCGGCACCGAGCGCAAACTGGCGGACGGCACGATGAAGCATTGCGGATCGCTGCTGCTGAACTGGTGCGCCGGCAACCTCATGGCCGAGATGCGCGGCAGCAACGTCTATATGCAGAAGCGGACTGCGAGCGCGAAGATCGACCCGATGATGGCGGCGTTCAACGCCGTCGAGATGATGAGCCGCAACCCTGTCGCCGCCAATGGTCCGTCGGTCTACGAAGGCCGCGGCATTCTGATGGTTTGAGCGCATGCGCATCCTCGACTTTTTCCGCCGCAGCGAACCGGCCGCGGCGGCGGGGGCGCATGTCTCGCCGCAGGCGAGCGGGTCCGGCTTCCTTTCGCTGGACGATCCTCGCGTCATCGAATTCCTGCGCTTCGGTGACGTCACGGCGACCGGCATCACGGTCAATGTCGAGCGGGCGCTGAAGAACCCCGCCATGTTCCGGGCGGTGAGCATCATCAGCTTCGCTATCGGCATGCTGCCGCTGCAGTTGATCCATGAGGAGACGAAGAAGAAGGCCACGGATCACCCGCTTTATCGGGTGCTGCATCGACGCCCGAATGGATGGCAGTCTGCCTTCGATTTCCGCACGCTCATGCAATTGCGGGCGCTGGTGAAGGGCAACGGCTATGCCCTGGTGCTGCGCTCGACGGACCTGCGGAACCGCGGCGCCGAGAAGGTCGGCGGCCTTGTGCCACTCGATCCCGACCGCATGGAACCGAAGCAACTCGACGACTGGTCGGTCGTTTATGACTACCAGCCGAAGACGGGCGCTCGGCGCCGGTATCAGGCGCGAGACATCTTACATCTTCGGGGATTGTCGCTCGACGGCATTACGGGGCTGTCGACCG contains:
- a CDS encoding helix-turn-helix domain-containing protein; this encodes MSNYAQGWVENLDVVLGSSTRFVLMALANYANDANLAWVSRSTIVKYTELSPATVTRALRDLEARGLIEREERFRDNGSRTTDMIRLLVGCTPRPATPPDHSDEGGTDHHDEAPSSPRAGPLITVMRPEPSLEPSIEDSPQAPQGAGVGISKSDGEGEGGAPDTQFDVFWAQYGADPTASKAKALRSWARLGASERAQALALLPRFLDHCRAKSRRICDPSTYIAERRWEGLANVPAPAARAEEAPARPVEADPVKRAVLWALNDKADRGEWHFVEQGSDAWEAWRQAFGAAGFGHRWMAGRVVREPAPGGGIVQRLGRSFPLRYPPKADGSGTGPPDGTVTADEMAEFVNSGG
- a CDS encoding HNH endonuclease, yielding MFTRDLFACQMKDCGRVEADTSLLVCDHIHPHRGDEHLFWDEGNLQTLCKPCHDSVKQAEERRGGW
- a CDS encoding terminase large subunit, whose product is MLPVLFACPDWFEKLQAGATPIPDLPIDPVLAECAVELFNKLRVPDVPGMPTMAEAAGEWMRDIVRVAFGSVDRETGQRFVGEIFNLVPKKNGKTTNAATLGLIWLMMNRRPNVDGIIVGPTQEVAEKCFEQASLMIAADEYLARRFKVIDHKKTIIDRHIDRDTGIRRNAKLKIKSFDPKVVTGSIPAFAILDELHVMAHANFASRVVGQIRGGMITNPESLLIIITTQSEVPPFGIFKQELDYARKVRDGEVTEDVRMLPILYEFPEAMQLATDKPWLDPKNWPLVLPNLGRSLTIDRLQKEWRTAQQKGEGAAREWASQHLNVQIGTAMHGDRWVGVDYWDAAADDRITLDYIKENSDVVVTGGDVGGLDDLWGLAVLGRHKETRHWMLWAKAWAQRIVLERHKEVAERLRDFEREGSLVICDRVTQDAEEAAAIIVSLRDAGLLPETGGVGLDPAGVTALLEELALYEVGSPCVAAVSQGYRLSAAIFGTERKLADGTMKHCGSLLLNWCAGNLMAEMRGSNVYMQKRTASAKIDPMMAAFNAVEMMSRNPVAANGPSVYEGRGILMV